Proteins encoded by one window of bacterium:
- a CDS encoding 2-isopropylmalate synthase — MEEHVRIFDTTLRDGEQSPGATMNIEEKIQVALQLEKLGVDSVEAGFPIASEGDFEAVRRIAERLQEAKVVALARCERADIERAWEAVKKARRPGLHVFLSTSDIHLRHQLKKERQEVLQWATEMVRLARSMCSDVEFSPMDASRTEPEFLFLVLEAAIEAGATTVNIPDTVGYATPDEFAGLIRQIRSRVRGIDRVVLSVHCHNDLGLAVANSLAAVRAGARQVECTINGIGERAGNAALEEVVMALKTRSDHFGVQSRVRTEYLYPTSRMVSRITGIPVQPNKAIVGANAFSHESGIHQDGILKEKSTYEIMRPESVGWGQTSLVLGKHSGRHALKDRLEKLGYELTPEDLDRVFQRFKALADRNKDVYDEDLEALVEDEVLRMPARYKLNYLHVTSGSVTVPTASVKLEIDGVEHAGAGFGIGPVDATFQTIARIAGAKARLKRFAINAITGGSDAQGEVTVRLEANGHEVVGQGTHPDVIVASARAYVNALNRLEYRKRYPVKIKEDM, encoded by the coding sequence ATGGAAGAGCATGTACGCATATTCGACACGACTCTCAGGGACGGAGAGCAATCTCCGGGTGCCACCATGAACATCGAGGAAAAGATTCAGGTGGCCCTGCAGCTGGAAAAGCTGGGAGTGGATTCTGTGGAGGCCGGCTTTCCCATAGCCTCAGAAGGGGATTTTGAGGCTGTGCGAAGAATAGCCGAAAGGCTTCAGGAAGCCAAGGTGGTGGCCCTGGCCCGCTGTGAAAGGGCAGACATAGAAAGGGCCTGGGAGGCTGTGAAGAAGGCCAGACGGCCAGGGCTTCACGTATTTCTTTCCACCTCGGACATACACCTTCGTCACCAGCTCAAGAAAGAAAGGCAGGAAGTGCTTCAATGGGCCACTGAGATGGTGCGCCTGGCCAGAAGCATGTGTTCTGATGTGGAATTTTCTCCCATGGATGCTTCTAGAACTGAACCGGAATTCCTTTTCCTGGTTCTGGAGGCTGCCATTGAGGCCGGAGCCACCACCGTGAACATACCAGACACAGTGGGGTATGCCACGCCGGATGAGTTCGCAGGACTCATCCGCCAGATACGCTCCAGGGTAAGGGGTATAGATCGGGTGGTATTGAGCGTGCATTGCCACAATGACCTGGGGCTGGCTGTGGCCAATTCCCTGGCAGCAGTTAGGGCAGGAGCAAGACAGGTGGAGTGCACCATCAACGGAATAGGGGAAAGGGCGGGAAATGCAGCTCTGGAAGAGGTGGTAATGGCCCTTAAGACCAGGTCTGACCACTTTGGAGTGCAAAGCAGGGTGCGTACAGAATACCTTTATCCCACAAGCCGCATGGTCTCGCGCATCACCGGCATACCGGTCCAGCCCAACAAGGCCATAGTAGGGGCCAATGCCTTCTCCCATGAATCGGGAATCCATCAGGACGGAATCCTCAAAGAAAAGAGCACGTACGAGATCATGAGACCCGAGAGCGTGGGATGGGGCCAGACCTCTCTGGTCTTGGGAAAGCACTCTGGCCGCCATGCCCTCAAGGACAGGCTGGAAAAGCTGGGTTATGAACTCACCCCCGAAGACCTGGACCGGGTTTTCCAACGTTTCAAGGCCCTGGCTGACCGAAACAAGGATGTTTACGACGAGGACCTGGAAGCCCTGGTGGAAGACGAGGTCTTGAGAATGCCGGCCAGGTACAAATTGAACTATCTCCATGTCACAAGCGGAAGCGTCACCGTGCCCACCGCCAGCGTCAAGCTGGAGATAGACGGAGTGGAGCACGCCGGGGCAGGCTTCGGCATTGGCCCGGTGGATGCCACCTTCCAGACCATAGCGCGCATAGCTGGGGCAAAGGCGAGGCTGAAGCGTTTTGCCATAAACGCCATAACCGGGGGATCTGATGCCCAGGGTGAGGTGACCGTGAGGCTGGAGGCCAATGGTCATGAGGTGGTGGGCCAAGGCACCCATCCTGACGTGATCGTGGCCAGTGCCAGAGCATACGTCAATGCTCTCAACCGCCTGGAGTACAGGAAGCGTTACCCGGTGAAGATAAAGGAAGACATGTGA
- the leuC gene encoding 3-isopropylmalate dehydratase large subunit, whose translation MHRRKPTGMTLAEKILSRHAGDQKLEPGELILAQVDLTMANDITAPLAIRAFKEAGGTRVCRPERIALVMDHFTPNKDIASAEQVRESRDFAREQGIKLYFETDGIAHALLPERALVGPGQLVLGADSHTCTYGALGAFASGVGSTDIAAAWISGMAWLRVPGTIRLQYHGKPGPWVTGKDIILNTIADLGVDGANYMALEFHGEALESLSMEARFTMANMAIEAGAKAGLFHVDRITLDYLGNAVAGKWEILSADPGAEYTQVREYDTSGMVPVVAAPHSPSHVRPVEEFHRVEIQQVVIGSCTNGRMEDLRTAAHVLAGKKVAETTRLLVIPATRGIYAQALKEGLLQVFLEAGAVVCPPSCGPCLGGHLGILAKGERCVSTTNRNFLGRMGHPDSEVYLASPAVAAASAVAGRIAHPGEVVS comes from the coding sequence ATGCACAGGAGAAAACCAACGGGAATGACCCTGGCGGAAAAAATTCTTTCCCGCCACGCAGGGGATCAGAAGCTGGAGCCTGGGGAGCTGATCCTAGCCCAAGTGGATCTGACCATGGCTAACGACATCACCGCTCCCCTTGCCATAAGAGCATTCAAAGAGGCCGGTGGTACCAGAGTCTGCAGGCCCGAGAGAATAGCCCTTGTGATGGACCATTTCACACCCAATAAAGACATCGCCTCTGCAGAGCAGGTGAGAGAAAGCCGTGATTTTGCCAGAGAGCAAGGCATCAAGCTCTATTTCGAGACCGACGGCATAGCCCATGCTTTGCTGCCCGAGAGGGCCTTGGTGGGCCCCGGTCAACTGGTGCTGGGAGCCGACAGCCACACCTGCACGTACGGGGCCTTGGGAGCCTTTGCCTCTGGGGTGGGAAGCACGGACATAGCAGCTGCCTGGATCTCGGGCATGGCCTGGCTGAGGGTGCCTGGCACCATAAGGCTGCAATACCATGGGAAACCGGGCCCCTGGGTCACAGGAAAGGATATCATCTTGAATACCATAGCTGATCTGGGGGTGGACGGGGCCAATTACATGGCCCTGGAGTTCCATGGGGAGGCCTTGGAGAGCCTTTCCATGGAGGCCCGCTTCACCATGGCCAACATGGCCATAGAGGCAGGGGCAAAGGCAGGTCTTTTCCATGTGGACCGTATCACCCTGGATTACCTGGGCAACGCCGTGGCAGGCAAGTGGGAGATCTTATCTGCTGACCCCGGGGCTGAATACACACAGGTGAGGGAATATGACACCTCAGGCATGGTACCTGTTGTGGCAGCTCCTCACTCTCCTTCCCATGTGAGGCCCGTTGAGGAATTCCACAGGGTGGAGATCCAGCAGGTTGTCATAGGCTCCTGCACCAACGGCCGCATGGAGGACCTCAGGACAGCCGCCCATGTCCTGGCGGGCAAGAAGGTGGCAGAAACCACCAGGCTCCTTGTGATCCCGGCCACAAGGGGAATCTATGCCCAGGCCCTCAAGGAGGGTCTTCTGCAGGTCTTCCTGGAGGCAGGCGCTGTGGTATGTCCTCCTTCCTGCGGTCCTTGTCTGGGAGGGCACCTGGGCATACTGGCCAAGGGGGAGAGATGTGTTTCCACCACCAACAG